GCGACCGAGGCCCTGTTGGAACTGGCACCGAAGGTCGCCGTCGTTAAACGCGATGGCCAGTTTACCGAGGTGCCGGTGGATCAAGTCGCGCTCGGCGAGACCATAGCGACCAAATCCGGCATGGGCATTCCTCTCGATGGGGTCGTGCTGCTTGGAGAATCATCCGTCAATCAGGCCCCCATTACGGGCGAGTCGGTGCCGGTGGACAAGCAGCCGGGTGACACCGTGTTTGCCGGCACGATCAACGGCGAGGGTTCGCTGGAAATCAAAGTCACCAAAACGACGGGAGACACGACCCTGGCTCGGATCATCCGACTGGTCGCGGAGGCGCAGGAACAGAAAGCGCCCACGCAGCGTTTCGTGGATGTGTTCGCCCGCTATTACACCCCGACGGTGACTGTGGTCGCATTGTTGATTTTTCTTATTCCGCCGCTGGCGATGGGCGGCGACTGGTCGGCATGGCTATATCGCGCGTGCGTGTTGCTCATTATCGCCTGTCCATGTGCATTGGTGATCTCCACGCCGGTCAGTATTGTCGCCGGCCTAACTGCGCTAGCCCGGCGCGGCGTGCTGGTCAAGGGAGGAGCCCACCTTGAAACGATTGGCCGACTCAAGGGACTCGCCGTGGACAAAACGGGAACAATCACCGAAGGAAAACCGCAGGTGATCGGCGTTGAGTTGTTGGGTTCGGCCACCATGGGTCAGGTGCTGGGTGTGGCGGCCTCCATTGACGAGCATTCGGCGCATCCCCTGGCCAAAGCGGTGGTCGCGCATACCAAGGAACAGAAAATCACCTACCAACGGGCCTCGAATTACCAAGCCCGCAGCGGCCGCGGAGCCGAGGGAGTGGTCGACGGCCATGCCTACTTTGTCGGCAACCACCGATTTACCCACGAACTGGGGGTGTGCTCGGAAAGCGTAGAGACCCGGCTGGCGACTATCGAGGCCCAAGGACAGTCCGTCGTGGTGGTTGGCCATCGCCCGCACGATGGCTGCAAAGGCGAAGTCCTGGGAATCATCGCCATCGGCGATACGCTGCGACCCAACGCCAAGGCCTCAATAGCCGCGCTGCACGCGGCGGGCGTCGAGCAAGTGGTGATGCTGAGCGGCGACAATCAACGCACGGCTGACTTCATCGCCCGGCAGGTTGGTATTGACGAGGCACGAGGTGACCTGCTGCCCGACGACAAGGTCGAGGCCGTGAAGGCCCTGCGCGCGAAATACGGCGTGGTTGGCATGGTCGGTGATGGCGTGAACGACGCTCCGGCCATGGCGACGGCCAACATCGGCATCGCGATGGGCG
This window of the Candidatus Didemnitutus sp. genome carries:
- a CDS encoding heavy metal translocating P-type ATPase, producing the protein MTSNNDEEDEHEGGCSHDHDDGSNRWESISLVISGVLVAGAVMANLLQGLPQAVATGLAVIAMLAGGWFLLPKAWKAVRRFRPDINLLVVIAAVGASVIGEWVEASAVVFLFGVAEWLEGWADRRARRATEALLELAPKVAVVKRDGQFTEVPVDQVALGETIATKSGMGIPLDGVVLLGESSVNQAPITGESVPVDKQPGDTVFAGTINGEGSLEIKVTKTTGDTTLARIIRLVAEAQEQKAPTQRFVDVFARYYTPTVTVVALLIFLIPPLAMGGDWSAWLYRACVLLIIACPCALVISTPVSIVAGLTALARRGVLVKGGAHLETIGRLKGLAVDKTGTITEGKPQVIGVELLGSATMGQVLGVAASIDEHSAHPLAKAVVAHTKEQKITYQRASNYQARSGRGAEGVVDGHAYFVGNHRFTHELGVCSESVETRLATIEAQGQSVVVVGHRPHDGCKGEVLGIIAIGDTLRPNAKASIAALHAAGVEQVVMLSGDNQRTADFIARQVGIDEARGDLLPDDKVEAVKALRAKYGVVGMVGDGVNDAPAMATANIGIAMGAAGTDAAIETADIALMQDELGKIAETIRLGRRTLGIIHFNISFALGLKALFLVLTLIGYASLWFAILADTGATLLVIANALRLLATPKPAAS